Proteins encoded together in one Planctopirus ephydatiae window:
- the rplL gene encoding 50S ribosomal protein L7/L12, with the protein MADFDSATTELGDKIVALTLLQAKALADYLEQVHGIKPAGGAVVMAGPVGGGAAAAPVEEKTEFDVILTGFGDNKLSVIKVVRTATGLGLKEAKDLVEGAPKPVKTGISKEDADKLKKELEASGGTAEIK; encoded by the coding sequence ATGGCTGATTTTGATTCTGCAACAACTGAACTGGGCGACAAGATTGTTGCTCTCACTCTCCTCCAGGCGAAGGCTCTGGCCGACTACCTCGAGCAGGTCCACGGCATTAAGCCAGCTGGTGGTGCTGTCGTAATGGCAGGCCCTGTTGGTGGTGGTGCTGCTGCCGCTCCTGTCGAAGAGAAGACCGAGTTCGATGTAATTCTGACTGGCTTTGGCGATAACAAGCTGAGCGTCATCAAGGTTGTCCGTACAGCCACTGGCCTCGGTCTCAAGGAAGCCAAGGACCTTGTCGAAGGCGCTCCTAAGCCAGTCAAGACTGGTATCTCGAAGGAAGATGCCGACAAGCTCAAGAAGGAACTCGAAGCTTCTGGTGGCACTGCTGAAATCAAGTAA
- the rplA gene encoding 50S ribosomal protein L1, whose amino-acid sequence MESKLPKGVKPCKFDQTVTISIRLGVDPRQADQIVRGSIVFPHGIGKSKRVLVFAQGDNVKIAQDAGAEFVGGKELADKIKEGWVDFDVAIATPDMMGVVGPLGRVLGPRGLMPSPRAGTVTADVAAAVKEYRAGKVEFRVDDGGNVHCVVGKMSFGEQQLIENVEAFLKYIRSLKPATSKGQYIRNIVIVGSMTPAVYVTAV is encoded by the coding sequence ATGGAGTCGAAGTTGCCCAAGGGTGTGAAGCCCTGCAAGTTTGACCAGACAGTCACCATCTCTATTCGCCTTGGTGTGGATCCTCGGCAGGCGGATCAGATTGTCCGCGGTTCGATCGTTTTCCCTCACGGAATTGGTAAATCGAAGCGAGTGCTGGTCTTCGCTCAGGGTGACAACGTTAAGATTGCTCAGGATGCTGGTGCTGAGTTTGTGGGTGGCAAAGAACTGGCCGACAAAATCAAAGAAGGCTGGGTCGACTTCGACGTCGCCATTGCCACGCCCGATATGATGGGTGTCGTCGGTCCCCTCGGTCGAGTCCTTGGTCCTCGCGGCTTGATGCCCTCTCCCAGAGCGGGGACAGTGACGGCTGACGTGGCAGCTGCTGTTAAAGAATACCGTGCTGGTAAAGTCGAGTTCCGCGTCGATGATGGCGGCAACGTCCATTGCGTGGTTGGCAAAATGAGCTTCGGCGAGCAGCAGCTTATTGAAAATGTGGAAGCGTTTTTGAAGTACATTCGCTCACTTAAGCCCGCGACCTCCAAGGGCCAGTACATTCGTAATATTGTCATCGTCGGCAGCATGACTCCGGCCGTCTATGTGACTGCAGTCTAG
- the rplJ gene encoding 50S ribosomal protein L10 gives MSKVVKKMMIDDIRTAVGEHRDLLVLDASKVDAVSANKWRLLMHSKKISVLGVRNSVANAALREVGIDLADSLKGPSTIVWGAEDVVALAREIVDSLKDCKNLAVKGGTLSGTALSASDVEKLSKSPGRKEVLGQLVGLILSPGANLAGALLGAGGTLAGQVQSVAEKTE, from the coding sequence ATGAGTAAAGTTGTCAAAAAAATGATGATCGACGACATCCGCACAGCGGTCGGCGAACATCGTGATTTATTGGTGCTGGATGCTTCCAAGGTTGATGCGGTCTCCGCCAATAAGTGGCGACTCCTGATGCATTCCAAGAAGATTTCTGTTCTGGGCGTGCGTAACTCAGTTGCCAATGCTGCACTGCGAGAAGTTGGTATTGATCTGGCGGATTCGCTCAAAGGCCCTTCCACCATTGTGTGGGGTGCTGAAGACGTTGTGGCTTTAGCTCGCGAGATTGTTGACTCCCTCAAGGATTGCAAGAATCTTGCAGTGAAGGGCGGCACTCTCAGTGGGACTGCTCTTTCAGCTTCTGATGTTGAGAAGCTCAGCAAGAGCCCCGGCCGTAAAGAGGTGCTGGGTCAGTTGGTGGGTTTGATTCTGTCACCAGGTGCAAACCTGGCTGGTGCTCTTCTGGGTGCTGGTGGCACATTGGCCGGGCAGGTACAAAGTGTTGCTGAGAAGACTGAATAG